Part of the Triticum urartu cultivar G1812 chromosome 2, Tu2.1, whole genome shotgun sequence genome, tctaacaaatctgttgctctctccatagtatcggagaacggtgttttagtcatcttgcccatgaggcacggttcgcaagtaccaagcgattcataatcaagtggttcaaaatgtccatcagtatggagtttcttcatgcgctttacaccgatatgacctaaacggcagtgccacaaataagttgcaccatcattatcaactctgcatcttttggcttcaacattatgaatatgtgtatcactactctcgagattcaataagaatagaccactcttcaagggtgcgtgaccataaaagatattactcatataaatagaacaaccattattctctgatttaaatgaataaccgtctcgcatcaaacaagatccagatataatgttcatgcttaacgctggcaccaaataacaattatttaggtctaatactaatcccgaaggtagatgtagaggtagcgtgccgaccgcgatcacatcgactttggaaccgtttcccacgcgcatcgtcacctcgtccttagccaatcttcgcttaatccatagcccctgtttcgagttgcaaatattagcaacagaaccagtatcaaatacccaggtgctactgcgagcattactaaggtacacatcaataacatgtatatcatatatacctttgttcaccttgccatccttctgatccgccaaatactttgggcagttccgcttccagtgaccagtctgcttgcagtagaagcactcagtttcaggcttaggtccagacttgggtttcttctcttgagcagcaacttgcttgccgttcttcttgaagttccccttcttcttccctttgccctttttcttgaaactagtggttttgttaaccatcaacacttgatgctcctttttgatttctacctccgcagctttcagcattgcgaagagctcgggaatagtcttgttcatcccttgcatattatagttcatcacgaagctcttgtagcttggtggcagtgattggagaattctgtcaatgacgcaatcatctggaagattaactcccaattgaatcaagtgattattatacccagacattttgagtatatgctcactgacagaactgttctcttccatcttgcagctatagaacttattggagacttcatatctctcaatccgggcatttgcttgaaatattaacttcaactcctgaaacatctcatatgctccatgatgttcaaaacatcgttgaagtcccgattctaagccgtaaagcatggcacactgaactatcgagtagtcatcagctttgctctgccagacgttcataacatctggtgttgctccagcagcaggcctggcacccagcggtgcttccaggacataattcttctgtgcagcaatgaggataatcctcaagttacggacccagtccgcgtaattgctaccatcatctttcaactttgctttctcaaggaacgcattaaaattcaacggaacaacagcacgagccatctatctacaatcaacataaacaagcaagatactatcaggtactaagttcatgataaatttaagttcaattaatcatattacttaagaactcccacttagatagacattcctctaatcctctaagtgatcacgtgatccaaatcaactaaaccatgtccgatcatcacgtgagatggagtagtttcatcggtgaacatcattatgttgatcatatctactatatgattgacgctcgacctttcggtctccgtgttccgaggccatatctgtatatgcttggctcgtcaagtataacctgagtattccgcgtgtgcaactgttttgcacccgttgtatttgaacgtagagcctatcacacccgatcatcatgtggtgtctcagcacgaagaactttcacaacggtgcatactcatggagaacacttcttgataatttagtgagagaccatcttataatgctaccgtcaatcaaagcaagataagatgcataaaaagataaacatcacatgcaatcaatataagtgatatgatatggccatcatcatcttgcgcctgtgatctccatctccgaagcaccgtcatgatcaccatcgtcaccagcgcgacaccttgatctccatcgtagcatcattgtcatctcgccaatcttatgcttccacgactatcgctaccgtttagtgataaagtaaagcattacatcgcgattgcattgcatacaataaagcgacaaccatatggctcctgccagttgccgataacttggttacaaaacattatcatctcatacaataaaatttagcatcatgccttgaccatatgacatcacaacatgccctgcaaaaacaagttagacgtcctctactttgttgttgcaagttttacgtggctgctacgggctttaagcaagaaccaatctcacctacgcatcaaaaccacaacgatagtttgtcaaatagactctgttttaaccttcgcaaggaccgggcgtagccacactcggttcaactaaagttggagagacagtcgcccgcaagccatctatgtgcaaagcacgtcgagggaaccggtctcgcgtaagcgtacgtgtaatgtcggtccgggccgcttcatccaacaatactgccgaaccaaagtatgacatgctggtaggcagtatgacttatatcgtccacaactcacttgtgttctactcgtgcaaataacatcaaaccataaaacctaggctcggataccactgttgggtttcgtagtaatttcaaaaaatttcctacgcacacgcaagatcatggtgatgcatagcaacgaggggagagtatgatctacgtaccctttgtagatcgcacagcgttgacacaacgtagaggaagtagtcgtacgtcttcttcccgatccgaccgatccaagcaccattactccggcacctccgagttcttagcacacgtacagctcgatgacgatccccgggctccgatccagcaaagcttcgggaaggagttctgtcagcacgacggcgtggtgacgatcttgatgtattaccgacgcagggcttcgcctaagcactacaacgatctCAATGAACggcgaggtggaatatggtggcagggggcaccggctaaggaacgatctcaatgatcaacttgtgtgtctagaggtgcccctgcctccgtatataaaggagccaagggggagaggtgcgccggccaggaggagggcgcaggaggagtcctactcctaccgggagtaggactcccccccaatcctattccaactaggattcccaagggggaaagagggagaggggtggccggccacctctcctagtcctaataggactaggggagggggggaggcgtgcagcccttatgggcagccctttcacctttccactaaggcccaataaggcccatatgattcccggggggttccggtaacctcccgttactccggtaaaatcccgatttcacccggaacacttccgatgtccaaacataggcttccaatatatcaatctttatgtctcgaccatttcgagactcctcgtcatgtccgtgatcacatccgggactccgaacaaccttcgatacatcaaaatgcataaaatcataataactgtcatcgtaacgttaagcgtgcggaccctacggttcgagaacaatgtagacatgaccgagacacgtctccgtcaataaccaatagcgggacctggatgtccatattggctcctacatattctacgaagatctttatcggtcagaccgcataacaacatacgttgttccctttgtcatcggtatgttacttgcccgagattcgatcgttggtatccaatacctagttcaatctcgttaccggcaagtctctttactcgttccgtaatacatcatctcacaactaccatattagttgtaatgcttgcaaggcttatgtgatgtgcattaccgagagggcccagagatacctctccgacaatcggagtgacaaaacctaatctcgaaatacgccaacccaacatgtaccattggagacacctgtagtactcctttataatcacccagttacgttgtgacgtttggtagtacccaaagtgttcctccggtaaacgggagttgcataatctcatagttataggaacatgtataagtcatgaagaaagcaatagcaacatactaaacgatcgggtgctaagctaatggaatgggtgatgtcaatcagatcattcaactaatgatgtgaccttgttaatcaaataacaactcattgttcatggttaggaaacataaccatctttgattaacgagctagtcaagtagaggcatactagtgacactttgtttgtctatttattcacacatgtattatgtttccggttaatacaattctagcatgaataataaacatttatcatgattataaggaaataaataataactttattattgcctctagggcataagtttaattgaaattatagggtgcatgagtttaattgaaattatagggtgcatgagtttaattgaAATAGGTAATAGGGAAGTGTGAAAAATTACTTTTTCCATGAACCACGCAACGAAATTTTTCCTTCCATCAGCACCCTTTCGGAGAAGAGCAAGTGCCTCCGCTTCAGTAGGAGGCAGCATTCCCGTCCATTCTTCTTCAACGAATCGACTACAATAAGAACAACGGTATAAGAACTAGGCAAAGTGAACATAACGAATTGACTAAAAGAATGGTGCAAAGGTATTACCTCATCCACTCATCCTCAACttccttgatgttgtgcaagaTATAGAACATGACATCCTCCCACTCATCTCGTGGCATGAGATAAGGTTTCGAGCATCCAGCCCTACCACCTTGCCCGATGAATAGAGGCAACTTGGGTTTATAGTTGGGTTCTTCTATATTGTATCGAGACACCTTATTGTGCAACGTGGGAACATGGTCTGGATAGTAggctgtcctgaggtctgccacctcctctaggataactgcctcagctatggaagcttcaatcttagctttgtttccacatTTCTGTCTCAGATGCTTGTTCTGTCTCTCAGGGCCGTACTACCAACGATTCTGCATAGGCCCCCCAACAATACCTCATTCGGGAGGTGCAAAATGAGATGTGTCATCGGAGTAAAGAAGCCTGGCGGGAAGATCTTCTCTAGCTTGCATATCAACTCCGACGCCTTCTTATGCATTTCTTTTATCTTCTCAGGACATACTTCTTTAGCACAAAGCGTGCGGAAGAAATGGCTTAACTCCGCAAGCACACGCCAGACACGCTCGGGAACATAGCCCCGAACCATCACCGACATAATCCGCTCAATCCATACATGATAGTCATGACTCTTGAGCCCGGTCACTCTGCCCGTTGAAAGATTGACCCCCTTACTTATATTCGACGCATAACCATAAGTGAACTTCACGATGTGTTTCAGCCACTTGAATGCCTCCATCTTATGATCCTTTTTAAGTACGAAGTCAGCATCTGGCTTGAACCAAGATTTTCGACTGCCCGTGGGAGGCTGCATGTGTAGACGTGGTCTATCACAAATATTCTGTTGATCAACTCTAGCATTAACATTATCCTTTGTCTTATCAGGAATGTTAAGGATCGTGTGAAAAAGGGACTCTGCGACATTCTTTTCGGTGTGCATCACGTCTATGTTGTATGGAAGTTTGAGGTCCTTAAAATAGGGAAGCTGCGTGAAGGGGGTAATGTGAGTCCAGTTGTGCGTCTCACCATATCCTTCAATTTTTTTCCCTTTCCCTTTTCCTTTGCCCTCGCCCTCGTCTTCGCCCGtggctttgcctttgcctttgcctttgcctttccCTTCAACGGCAGGCTTAAGAGCTTTCAGCTGAGCAAGCACATCCGCACCAGAAAACATTGGAATCTCGTTTACTTCATGGACAACTTTGCCTTttgtgaagttcttcttgtcttccctatcaggatggtctggagggagaaactgtcgatgcaggtcaaaTGCAACATACTTGCCACCCTTCTTCAGCCAAATGAAAATCAAGGCCTGCATGCACACTAGGCAAGGCATCTTTCCACTTGTACACCATCCGCAGAACAGGGCATAACCgggaaagtcatgcatgcaatattgtagccaaactttcatcaagaaatttttCTGCAGATGTCGGTCGTATGTCAACCTCGGGAAGTACCAAGAATGGTGCAAATCATCCACCAACGGCTGCATAAACACACTCAAATTCTTCCCCAGATATTCAGATCCCGGAATTATAAGCGACAGGAACATGGTCTTGCGTTGCATTATGGCGCCGGGAGGGAGATTGAGCGGAATAACAAATATGGGCTAACAGCTATATGGATTAGACGACATACCATATGGATTGAACCCATCACCTGTTATAGCAATTCTGACATTCCCAGCCTCGGCTGCTTCCTCCGGGTACTATCGAATGACTTCCATGCTTCACCTCCTGATGGATGTATAATTTTTTTTGGATTGTACCTTTTCCCTTCcttgtgccacttcatcattttgACAGACTCCTCGGTGATGAAAAGGCGCTGCAgtctttttataaaatcaagataCCGAAGAACCTTCACAGGGATTTTTAGCTGCTGCTTCTGACCATGCTTATCGACCACCTCAATATACCGAGAGGAACCGTACTTCCTAGAGTACTTTTCATCCGCATACTCATGCctaaacaaaaggcaattctTTGGACAAACATGTATTTTCTCATAGTCCATGGAGAGCGCCTTCATGATTTTCTTCGTAGCGTATATGGTTTTCGGCAGTTCATGGCCCTCAGGCAGGCTGTTAGCCCATACTCCCAGAAATGCTTCGAAGCAACCTCGGCTACAGCCGTACTCAGCCTTGACTGCCAtcagttgcgagatggcatccagcacAGACAGCTTGGCACCCTCATAGAGAGGTTTCTTTGACGAGGCCAAGATTTCCAGGAAGGCCTTTGCGGTTTCCTCCGGTTCCTCCGGTTCATTCGCTGAATGTGACGGAGATGTCGGCTGTGCAGTAAAGACATCATCTAGCATGTCTCTAACCCCATCATCCTCATAACCAGCGACGCGTTGTCGTATCACATCCTCTCTACCACGGTCCTGCTGGGCAAAGTTTATCGGCATATTAAAGTTGGGCATAAATCCATGCGTGCGAAGGTGCTTAGTCATCTCACTCTTATCTCTGCGGATACGTCTCTTACATCTGGCACACGGACATTCTGGCACCATCCTCATTGGACTACGGAATATCTTTTTCAAAAACACATTAGTTTTCTCGACCCACTCTGTTGTTACTTGATTCCGACGAAAAAACCCACTATACATCCACTGATTGTAACCCGACGGCCAGTTTAAGCCGACGGCCAGGACTGGGCTGTCGGCATATCTCGAACTAGGCCGACGGCAGCCGTAGGCATAGCTTTGGCCGTCGGCATATGCCCGTTTTCCGGTAGTGAATCAGTCAACATCTATCGATCCAAGATGGAAGAAGAGAGCTAGAGGGTTAGTCAGTAGGTATCGTACCTCCCAGATGCGGAGCTTGGAGTAGTTGATGACGTAGTACGCCATGGCGAACTGGGTCTGGCTATCCGGCGGGTACACGGGCACGATCTCGCGGACGAGGCAGCCCTGTTCGACCAGCTTGCGGCGGTGATCCATGGGGACGTCGGGGAGCACGGCCACCACGAGCGGGTAGGCGGAGTTGACGGCGCGGAGGCCCTTGGCCAGGCCCACCACGCCCATCCAGTAGTCGCCGGAGCCGGCGAGGAAAGTCACGTACGCCGCCTTCTTCGGCTCGTCCTCCACGATTCGCTTGGGCATGGGAGCCATTGCTCGCTCGATCTCTCTTGTCTTGCTTCAAAGAATGGATGAGATGGGTTCGTTGTGTGTTGTGGACTCGTGCGTGTTTGCGTTTGATGCTTGATGGTGGGGCCTGCTGGGCGCTTTATATAGGCGCCATCCGCGACGAAATGGAAAGCGTAAAAAAAGTCTGGACTGGAACGCTCTGAGATGGACTTTCCTACTATTTTCTCGACCCTTTCATCTAGTTTCCTTTTACTCTTGTGCGGATTTTTCTCGAAGAAGACGGCCATGGCCCCCATTTTCATTACAAAAATATCCCTTGATTTGTGGCGCCACCCTCACTTTGATATTGTTGGCTGATTTGTTTCGGTGGATAAGGTGACAAGAACCAAACATTATCTTCTTCTCGTAGATATCTCGTTGTAGCTGGAGCCAGGACATATGTCGGTTTTACTAAAAAAAGGTGAAAAATCCATGCAGAGTCTAGCTACTTCAACCGACCTCGCGAGGTGCGTCCCGTGAAATCTGTCCACGCCTTCCATTTGTGTCTAATCACCCTGCACCCATCATCACAACAAAATGTTTCTACGGCAGACACCAGACAGAGGAGGTCGATGGAACCTTTTGTGGTTCAGCTACCTTTCCGGGTGTGGCACATGCAAAGGAGCCATCGACAGATCGCGAGATCAACTAATCAGCACATGATGGTGCGGTCAAATCAAACAAGGACACCAGCTAGTGCACTGGTATATTATCAGCTCATGAGGATTACGGAATGATGATCAAGATTAACTCGGACTGTGCAGGTGAATGATAACCGTCCGCCCCGCGCCTGCGTACGTGGAAGAGCTAGGCCAGATCCCAGCCAGCATTTTGTACGAACTAAACTGGAAGCTTTTGATCATGGCCGGTGCAGCAGTTGGTGTCACCGTTTTTCTGGATAACGTACGTGGTGTGGCCGGTTAGTTAATTACACCTCCTATGCCGTGAAAACAACAACACGGCTGGCTGCAGAGAGACGTACGCGTTTTGCCCCGCCGACGCGAGGTCACTCTCTGTCGAGTTAGTAATAGCATCGAGCAGTTTTCAATGGAGAGAAATAGCGAGTCTTGAACTAAAGATTTGGACGGTGAAAGCCCAGTCCGGTGCTTGGCACTTGGCAGCCAAGATAGATTCCAATGCGGAATACCAATATTTGAGACCATGACAAATATTAGCTACTAATTGATCGGTTATCAAGTTGCTAATATTTGACAAGTCTTGCAATTACAAATGTTTGGCAATGCCAACATTTGGAAACCAATCATGCTTTTCGTGTCTTCCTGTCTTTTTCCTCAACCGCTCAACTCTCTTGTTCCTAGTGGTGGGCGTGACCGGGCGTTTAGACATGTGCGGCAATAAGACTCCTCGCGTATCCTGCAGCAACAACAGGAGCCGATGTGTCTCGCCCGCAGCGTGACACAAGCTcatctcgccgccgcctcccaacTAATGAACCGGCCCAAGTAGCTTTGCAGGTTAATACTTTTTTCTTCTCTTTTGTTTACATTTTAAAAAATATTCCAAGTACATACATTTCAAAACTTAAATGCACTTAAAGTATTTAAAAACCACAAATCTGAATTTTTTTAACACAGTGTAAATAAATATTAGCATAATTATAAAAAATGATTATGGCAATAAACAAAGACATTTTACATTTTACAAGTACATACATTTCAAAATTTAAGTGCACTTAAGAATTTAAAAACCATAAATTTGAAAATTGTTAACACAGTGTAAATAAATATTAGcgtaattttaaaaaaatgatGATAGTGACAAACAAAGATCTTTTTTACATTTAAAAATGCTCACATGATTCAAAAAAGTGTATGTGACATTTAAAAATATGGTTATACAATGTAAAAAATGTTTCGTAATTCATAAAACAAATGTTTGTACCATTCTAAAAAGTATAGGGTACATTTAAAAAATTGTACACACTTTCAGAAATATGTTGTTGATAAAATGCTCAGCACATGTTTTTTTTGCGAGGGTAAAGGGAGTTTATTAAAGAGTTATAGAGTTACAGTCGAGAGGCCACAAGTCCTCAATACAAGGTGAAACCGAGCGCAGCCAGACAGCCGTGGCACGCTCGGTGCGGCTATACTTAGCCAACCGATCGACAACTCTATTTTGAAGTCTAGTGATCTTTTGAGGAAAAAACTCCCTAGTACCAAGATGTGCTTTGATCTCCATGACGATCTGTCCATACGCCGAACGAAGAAGTGCATCATTTGTCAAGCTAGACAAAGCTTCAGACGAGTCCGTCTGAACCACCACCGGCAAGTCAGAGTGTTGTAGTGCTAAGGCCAAACCTTGCATGATCGCATGTAGTTCTGCTTCCAGCGGATCATTGCAATAGAAGATGAAACGGTATGCAGCCATTAGGACATCTCCTTTGTCATTTCTAAGCACCATACCAACAGCAGCAGATCCATCCTCCTTCAGGAACGAGCCATCAACTGATAGAGCCACCCTACCTGGCTGAGGCGCCGGCCATGGAGTCGATATGACCCTGCCCTTTTGGTCTGGTATCGGCATCTCCCCGGTTGACATTTCTCCTTTAATGATCTCCTCTGTAGTGTAGCATGCAGCCAGCTTAATGGACTTGTAGTAACTGTCAAGGAATTCGACGGTGGCTGGAATAGGAGGGAACTCCTTCCCATGGATCAGGTCGTTACGTAGCTGCCAAATCCGCCAAATAAACATAAGTAGCATGTCCTGGACATCGGTCGAGCACTTCGCCAGTAAAGTAGTTAACCATTCTCTCCCATCATGGATTAAGAAATCATCCTTCGGGAGTGGCCAGCGGCAGCGCATGTTAATCCAGAGCAAACGTGCATGTGAGCAAGTCACCAAGGCATGAAATGAGTCCTCCTCCTCCACCCCACAAATCTGACAACTTGATCGTGTCGTCAGATGTCTGTATGCCTTGCAACTCTGCGTTGCCAAAGTCCCTGTCACACATCTCCATGCGTTGATCTTCATTTTTTGAGGAACCCTAGACTTCCAGATGTAGTTCCATCCTGACCGGTTCCCATCTGGGGCAGTACTCGAGGCACCATTTGCTGTAATAACATTGTGATCATATGTAGCCAGCTTGTATGCACTCCTCACCGTAAACCCCCCACTCTTTTCCGGGAACCAGGCAAAAAAGTCCTCACGTTGGCGAGGCGAAGTTCTGATTTTCAGGATGTGATCAACATCCATTTGCCAAAAGAACTCCCTCAGCCGAGTCTGATTCCATGCACCATTATCATCCAAAAAGTCAGAGACTCTGTTAAAATGATAGTTTCCCTTAGGAGTTATCGGACGGAAGGAAAACGGCCAGGGCAGCCAAGGGTCGCGCCAGGTGCGGATCATCATGCCATTACCGACCCGCCAGATGACGCCTTTCTTGACCAACGCAAGGCCATGTAGAATACCTTTCCATACCTCAGAACCAGAGCCCGGGAACACCGTATCCAAAAGCTGACCAGAAGGATAGTATTTTGCCTTCATCAACCGCGCACATAGGCTATCTGGTCTATCCAGGAGCCTCCAGGCTTGCTTAGCTAGTAGCGCTTGGTTAAACGCCCTCATATCCTAAACCCCATGCCCCCCATGGGTTTAGGCAGACGCAGCCTATCCCAGCTCATCCATGCCATCTTCTTCTTGCCGTTCTCTACCCCCACCAATACTGACGTATCATCCTTGTAAGATCATCACAAACAGAAGCCGGGAGTTTGAAGACACTCATTACATATGCTGGTATGGCCTGTGCCACTGACTTAATAAGAATCTCCTTGTTCCCCGACGACATGTACTGTTCACT contains:
- the LOC125540937 gene encoding uncharacterized protein LOC125540937 isoform X2, with product MYSGFFRRNQVTTEWVEKTNVFLKKIFRSPMRMVPECPCARCKRRIRRDKSEMTKHLRTHGFMPNFNMPINFAQQDRGREDVIRQRVAGYEDDGVRDMLDDVFTAQPTSPSHSANEPEEPEETAKAFLEILASSKKPLYEGAKLSVLDAISQLMAVKAEYGCSRGCFEAFLGVWANSLPEGHELPKTIYATKKIMKALSMDYEKIHVCPKNCLLFRHEYADEKYSRKYGSSRYIEVVDKHGQKQQLKIPVKVLRYLDFIKRLQRLFITEESVKMMKWHKEGKRYNPKKIIHPSGGEAWKSFDSTRRKQPRLGMSELL
- the LOC125540937 gene encoding uncharacterized protein LOC125540937 isoform X1 codes for the protein MQRKTMFLSLIIPGSEYLGKNLSVFMQPLVDDLHHSWYFPRLTYDRHLQKNFLMKVWLQYCMHDFPGYALFCGWCTSGKMPCLVCMQALIFIWLKKGGKYVAFDLHRQFLPPDHPDREDKKNFTKGKVVHEVNEIPMFSGADVLAQLKALKPAVEGKGKGKGKGKATGEDEGEGKGKGKGKKIEGYGETHNWTHITPFTQLPYFKDLKLPYNIDVMHTEKNVAESLFHTILNIPDKTKDNVNARVDQQNICDRPRLHMQPPTGSRKSWFKPDADFVLKKDHKMEAFKWLKHIVKFTYGYASNISKGVNLSTGRVTGLKSHDYHVWIERIMSVMVRGYVPERVWRVLAELSHFFRTLCAKEVCPEKIKEMHKKASELICKLEKIFPPGFFTPMTHLILHLPNEVLLGGLCRIVGSTALRDRTSI